Proteins from a single region of Budorcas taxicolor isolate Tak-1 chromosome 7, Takin1.1, whole genome shotgun sequence:
- the LOC128050861 gene encoding olfactory receptor 56-like, with translation MALVKNQTLISHFILLGLFNHTPLHLLLFSTIMVMFLVALSGNGLMILLINTDSRLHSPMYFFLSWLSLMDLMLISTIVPRMAIDYLLGHGSISFTGCGLQILFFVTLLGDECFLLAFMAYDRYVAISNPLRYSMVMSRRVCWLMVALCWLSGLVDGLIQAIYTLSFPYCGSQEIDHFFCDIPAVLKLACADTSLYQTMIYVCCVVMLLLPFSVISISYLLILITVLRMRSAEGQKKAFATCSSHMAVVSLFYGAAMIAYMRPQTYHSSKQDKVVSAFYTMITPMLNPLIYSLRNKEVAGALKKLLDC, from the coding sequence ATGGCCTTGGTGAAAAATCAGACTCTCATCTCCCACTTCATCCTCCTGGGCCTCTTCAACCACACACCACTgcacctcctcctcttctccaccATCATGGTCATGTTTCTGGTGGCCCTCTCTGGCAACGGGCTCATGATCCTCCTCATCAACACTGACTCCCGTCTACACagtcccatgtacttcttcctcagctGGCTGTCACTCATGGACCTCATGCTCATCTCCACCATTGTACCACGCATGGCCATCGACTACCTCTTGGGCCATGGCTCCATCTCCTTCACAGGCTGTGGGCTCCAGATCCTGTTCTTTGTCACCCTCTTGGGGGATGAGTGCTTCCTGCTGGCTTTCATGGCCTATGATCGCTATGTGGCCATCAGCAACCCACTGAGGTACTCAATGGTCATGAGCCGCCGTGTCTGCTGGCTCATGGTGGCATTGTGTTGGCTCTCTGGTCTGGTGGATGGGTTAATTCAGGCCATCTATACCCTGAGCTTTCCCTACTGTGGCTCTCAGGAGATCgaccacttcttctgtgacatCCCTGCAGTGCTTAAGCTGGCCTGTGCTGACACTTCTCTCTATCAGACGATGATCTATGTGTGCTGTGTCGTTATGCTACTCCTGCCCTTCTCTGTCATCTCCATCTCTTACCTGTTGATCCTGATAACCGTGCTCCGCATGCGTTCTGCTGAAGGTCAGAAAAAGGCCTTTGCTACCTGTTCCTCCCACATGGCAGTCGTCTCTCTCTTCTACGGGGCTGCCATGATTGCTTACATGCGGCCCCAGACCTACCACTCCTCCAAGCAGGACAAGGTGGTCTCAGCCTTCTATACCATGATTACCCCTATGCTCAACCCACTCATCTACAGCCTGAGAAACAAGGAAGTGGCTGGTGCTCTCAAGAAACTCCTGG
- the LOC128050862 gene encoding olfactory receptor 56-like: MALMKNQTLISHFILLGLFNHTPLHLLLFSTIMVMFLVALSGNGLMILLINTDSRLHSPMYFFLGWLSLMDLMLISTIVPRMAIDYLLGHGSISFTGCGLQILFFLTLLGDECFLLAFMAYDRYVAISNPLRYSVVMSHRVCWLMVAGSWLFGLVDGLFQAIYTLSFPYCGSQEIDHFFCDIPAVLKLACADTSIYEALIYVCCILMLLLPFCVISVSYLLIFVTVLRMRSAEGQKKAFAACSSHMAVVSLFYGAAMVTYMWPQTYHSSKQDKVVSAFYTMITPMLNPLIYSLRNKEVAGALKKLLERCPCGGGQE, from the coding sequence ATGGCCTTGATGAAAAATCAGACTCTCATCTCCCACTTCATCCTCCTGGGCCTCTTCAACCACACACCACTgcacctcctcctcttctccaccATCATGGTCATGTTTCTGGTGGCCCTCTCTGGCAACGGGCTCATGATCCTCCTCATCAACACTGACTCCCGTCTACACagtcccatgtacttcttcctcggCTGGCTGTCACTCATGGACCTCATGCTCATCTCCACCATTGTACCACGCATGGCCATCGACTACCTCTTGGGCCATGGCTCCATCTCCTTCACAGGCTGTGGGCTCCAGATCCTCTTCTTCCTCACCCTCCTGGGGGATGAGTGCTTCCTGCTGGCTTTCATGGCCTATGATCGCTATGTGGCCATCAGTAACCCACTGAGGTACTCAGTGGTCATGAGCCACCGTGTCTGCTGGCTCATGGTGGCAGGATCTTGGCTCTTTGGCCTGGTGGATGGGTTGTTTCAGGCCATCTATACCCTGAGCTTTCCCTACTGTGGCTCTCAGGAGATCgaccacttcttctgtgacatCCCTGCAGTGCTTAAGCTGGCCTGTGCAGACACATCCATTTATGAGGCTTTGATCTATGTGTGCTGCATCCTCATGCTGCTCCTGCCCTTCTGTGTCATCTCTGTCTCCTACCTGCTGATCTTTGTAACTGTGCTCCGCATGCGTTCCGCTGAAGGTCAGAAAAAGGCCTTTGCTGCCTGTTCCTCCCACATGGCAGTCGTCTCTCTCTTCTACGGGGCTGCCATGGTTACCTACATGTGGCCCCAGACCTACCACTCGTCCAAGCAGGACAAGGTGGTCTCAGCCTTCTATACCATGATTACCCCTATGCTCAACCCACtcatctacagcctgaggaacaaGGAAGTGGCTGGTGCGCTCAAGAAACTCCTGGAGAGGTGTCCATGTGGTGGGGGACAGGAGTAG